One genomic region from Spirosoma sp. KCTC 42546 encodes:
- a CDS encoding sigma-54 dependent transcriptional regulator gives MQDAKLLLVDDDPDVLLAARLLLKRHVASVDIEKNPEKLPFLLNNNRYDAIVLDMNFQRDVSSGREGFAWLDRILDIDPKARVVLFTAYGDVEMAVRAIKAGAVDFVLKPWQNDKFLETIRGAISKAGGSQQAEDAGKADSSSSPTKKATKQTNIIGSAMRPVLDTVEQVAPTDANVLILGENGTGKDLVARAIHDQSHRRDKPFVSVDVGALTESLFESEVFGHVKGAFTDARDDRAGRFEEANGGTIFLDEIGNLSPAQQARLLTVLQQRQVTRVGSNKARPIDVRLICATNADLNERVAERAFRQDLLYRINTIELHLPALRERPSDIGPLAEHFLKKYAKQYNRSISGLSPALLAEMKQYRWPGNVRELQHAVERAVILSRPDVPGATQGTLLEPTNFIFKNGSASVSPVNETLQLEDMERQLIQQAMQKHRGSITDVARELGLSRQALYRRLEKFGL, from the coding sequence ATGCAAGATGCAAAACTCTTACTCGTCGACGATGATCCCGACGTACTGCTGGCAGCCCGGTTGCTGCTCAAGCGTCACGTTGCTTCGGTAGATATCGAAAAGAATCCTGAAAAACTGCCGTTCCTGCTTAACAATAATCGATACGATGCCATTGTGCTGGATATGAATTTTCAGCGCGATGTGAGTAGCGGCCGTGAGGGCTTTGCCTGGCTCGACCGTATTTTAGACATTGATCCCAAGGCGCGAGTCGTATTGTTTACTGCCTATGGCGATGTTGAAATGGCCGTACGGGCTATTAAAGCGGGGGCCGTTGACTTCGTCCTGAAACCCTGGCAGAATGACAAATTCCTGGAAACCATTCGCGGGGCCATCAGTAAAGCGGGTGGGAGCCAGCAGGCAGAGGATGCCGGTAAGGCAGACAGTTCATCATCGCCCACCAAGAAAGCAACCAAACAAACGAATATCATTGGGTCTGCCATGCGGCCCGTTCTGGATACCGTAGAACAAGTAGCCCCAACGGATGCCAATGTATTGATTCTGGGCGAAAATGGTACGGGTAAAGACCTGGTTGCGCGTGCTATTCATGACCAGTCGCACCGGCGCGATAAGCCCTTTGTCAGCGTTGATGTAGGCGCTTTAACCGAAAGCTTATTTGAGAGTGAAGTATTTGGCCACGTAAAAGGCGCCTTTACCGATGCCCGCGACGACCGGGCTGGTCGGTTTGAAGAAGCGAACGGCGGTACGATTTTCCTGGATGAAATTGGTAACCTCAGTCCTGCTCAACAGGCTCGTTTACTGACGGTTCTGCAACAGCGGCAGGTAACCCGTGTTGGCTCGAATAAAGCCCGTCCCATTGATGTGCGGCTCATTTGCGCCACCAACGCCGACTTAAACGAGCGGGTGGCCGAACGAGCGTTCCGGCAGGATTTGCTGTATAGAATCAATACGATTGAATTGCATCTGCCCGCCTTGCGTGAGCGTCCGTCTGATATTGGGCCACTGGCCGAGCATTTCCTGAAAAAATACGCGAAGCAATATAACCGCTCAATTTCGGGCCTGAGTCCCGCTTTATTGGCTGAAATGAAACAGTATCGGTGGCCGGGCAATGTTCGGGAGTTGCAGCACGCTGTTGAACGGGCTGTTATTCTGTCTCGGCCTGATGTGCCGGGAGCCACTCAAGGGACTTTGTTGGAACCGACGAATTTTATCTTCAAAAACGGGTCGGCGTCGGTATCGCCTGTGAACGAAACATTGCAACTGGAAGACATGGAGCGGCAATTGATTCAACAGGCTATGCAAAAGCATCGGGGCAGCATTACCGATGTTGCCAGAGAGCTGGGCTTATCAAGGCAGGCGTTGTATAGAAGACTGGAGAAATTTGGGTTGTAA
- a CDS encoding 1-acyl-sn-glycerol-3-phosphate acyltransferase, translating into MKKLLDYLLSCVYLLYFGFVLCIFHVAQVVAFNLFGRPAHKKTVDWMNASIAYGWYLTGSTIRFHQQPNLPTDRPIIFVANHQSMFDISPIIWFLRRHTPTFVSKVELAHGIPGVSYNLRKSGAALIDRKDPKQAIVEIARLGKLIQQHNLSAMIFPEGTRTRSATGEMRPFVTGGVATLLKRAPNALVVPIAIRGTGHFNPKGLFPLTSFSKMSWQVLPGIEPAGRTPDEVVQQSRAAIASELGHI; encoded by the coding sequence ATGAAAAAACTTCTTGATTACCTCTTAAGCTGCGTTTACCTGCTTTATTTTGGGTTCGTATTATGTATTTTCCATGTGGCTCAGGTCGTTGCCTTTAATTTATTTGGCCGACCTGCCCACAAAAAAACCGTTGACTGGATGAACGCGAGTATCGCTTACGGCTGGTACTTAACAGGCAGCACCATTCGTTTTCATCAGCAACCCAACCTGCCCACCGACCGGCCAATTATTTTCGTGGCGAACCACCAGAGTATGTTCGATATTTCGCCCATTATCTGGTTTCTGCGTCGGCATACACCCACCTTTGTGTCTAAAGTCGAACTGGCGCATGGCATACCGGGAGTGTCGTATAACCTACGGAAAAGCGGAGCTGCCCTCATTGACCGTAAAGACCCCAAACAGGCCATTGTCGAGATTGCCCGATTAGGTAAACTCATTCAGCAGCACAATTTATCGGCAATGATTTTCCCGGAAGGCACACGAACACGATCTGCAACCGGTGAGATGCGTCCTTTTGTAACAGGTGGTGTAGCAACATTGTTAAAACGAGCACCCAATGCGCTTGTGGTACCCATTGCCATTCGGGGAACGGGACATTTCAATCCCAAAGGCTTGTTCCCACTCACCTCGTTTTCAAAAATGTCGTGGCAAGTACTTCCCGGAATAGAACCTGCCGGGCGAACACCCGATGAGGTTGTTCAGCAATCTCGTGCAGCCATCGCCAGCGAGTTAGGCCACATTTAA
- a CDS encoding acyl-ACP desaturase yields MRFVGEKIDASVDEFLKPIETNWQPSDLLPDSTKESFLDDIKLLRESTRELSYDYVAVLVGDTITEEALPTYESWLMDMEGIEQGNPAGWTRWIRSWTAEENRHGDLLNKFLYLSGRVNMRAMEVSTQYLIADGFDIGTGKDPYRNFIYTSFQELATNVSHRRTATLAKQAGCNQLSKICGVIASDEMRHAKAYKDFVRQIFEVDPSEMMLAFEDMMRKKIVMPAHFLRESGVKIGQTFSHFSDAAQRLGVYTTYDYIEIAESLLVDWKIDTITDLNDAGQRARDYVMALPGRLRRIAERTKVPTLEYPFSWISA; encoded by the coding sequence ATGCGATTCGTCGGCGAAAAAATCGACGCTTCTGTTGATGAATTTCTTAAACCTATCGAGACCAATTGGCAACCGTCCGATTTGCTGCCCGATTCGACTAAAGAGTCATTTCTGGACGATATAAAACTGCTTCGCGAAAGCACCCGCGAGCTTTCATACGATTACGTAGCGGTACTGGTTGGCGATACCATTACCGAAGAAGCCCTGCCCACCTATGAATCATGGCTGATGGATATGGAAGGGATTGAGCAGGGGAATCCGGCCGGTTGGACGCGCTGGATTCGGAGCTGGACGGCCGAAGAAAACCGCCACGGCGACTTACTCAACAAATTCCTCTACCTATCGGGACGAGTCAACATGCGGGCGATGGAAGTATCTACGCAGTACCTCATTGCCGATGGGTTCGACATTGGAACGGGTAAAGATCCGTACCGGAACTTCATTTACACCTCGTTTCAGGAATTGGCGACCAACGTATCGCACCGCCGGACGGCCACGCTGGCTAAACAGGCCGGCTGCAACCAGTTGTCGAAAATTTGCGGAGTAATCGCTTCCGACGAAATGCGCCACGCCAAAGCCTACAAAGACTTTGTCCGGCAGATTTTCGAGGTCGATCCTTCCGAAATGATGCTGGCGTTTGAGGATATGATGCGGAAGAAGATTGTGATGCCCGCTCACTTCCTGCGTGAGTCGGGGGTGAAAATTGGCCAGACATTCAGCCATTTTTCGGATGCGGCTCAGCGTCTGGGCGTTTATACGACCTACGACTATATCGAGATTGCCGAATCCCTGCTGGTCGACTGGAAGATCGATACAATTACTGATCTGAACGATGCCGGTCAGCGCGCCCGCGATTATGTGATGGCCTTGCCTGGTCGGTTGCGTCGGATAGCGGAACGGACTAAAGTGCCTACGCTGGAGTACCCGTTTAGCTGGATTTCGGCTTAG
- a CDS encoding PAS domain-containing sensor histidine kinase, translating to MNRFVLGIGWRILGIVVLTSAITYFRLQEVNGLMLFPLAILHIVLTVNLYRYVTSLNRKLTRFLESVRYSDFAVSFRADNNLGPSFYELNDQFNEVLDAFRQARAEKEANLHYVNTIVQHVSVGLLTFDVAGQVELVNQSALRLLGIYRLRTLNDLNATNPELSELLMSAKSSPTPVSYQTGTDGELSVRCTAVRLRGRLVTVVSLQNIRSELQQRELDAWQNLTKVLRHEIMNSITPIVSLAGTMRDIVETDLLPFALPSDNEFNAIPSVVGESINDLRDALTTIEQRGAGIMQFVDAYRNFTTIPQPIFADVPVEPLLRTVVQLAQANAPQCQIACTVGSPNLAIRADASQIEMVLLNLVKNAVESVEKGITPVIGIHAEALGPHVVIRVTDNGPGIEPEALEQIFIPFYTTKKTGSGIGLSLSRQIMQLHNGQLTADSHPGAGSTFNLIF from the coding sequence ATGAACCGATTCGTTCTTGGCATAGGTTGGCGCATCCTCGGCATTGTTGTCCTGACTAGTGCCATAACGTACTTTCGGTTACAGGAAGTAAATGGCTTAATGCTGTTTCCATTAGCCATTTTACATATAGTTCTAACGGTCAATCTGTATCGCTACGTCACCAGCCTGAATCGTAAACTGACCCGGTTTCTGGAATCGGTTCGTTATTCGGATTTTGCCGTATCGTTTCGGGCCGATAACAATCTGGGGCCTTCCTTTTACGAACTGAATGACCAGTTCAACGAAGTGTTGGATGCGTTCCGGCAGGCGCGGGCCGAGAAAGAAGCTAACCTGCATTATGTCAACACGATTGTTCAGCACGTCAGCGTTGGCCTGCTGACATTCGATGTTGCCGGGCAGGTGGAGTTAGTGAACCAGTCGGCGTTGCGGTTGCTGGGTATTTACCGGCTGCGGACGCTCAACGACCTGAACGCAACAAACCCTGAATTGAGCGAATTGCTGATGTCGGCCAAATCATCGCCCACGCCGGTTTCGTATCAGACCGGTACCGATGGGGAGCTATCGGTACGTTGTACGGCCGTACGGCTGCGGGGGCGGCTGGTAACGGTGGTGTCGCTGCAAAACATCCGCTCGGAGCTGCAACAGCGGGAACTCGATGCCTGGCAAAACCTGACGAAGGTGCTCCGGCATGAGATCATGAACTCCATCACCCCAATTGTTTCTCTGGCGGGTACGATGCGCGATATTGTCGAGACCGATTTGTTGCCCTTTGCCTTACCAAGTGACAATGAGTTCAACGCTATACCCTCTGTCGTCGGTGAATCCATCAATGACCTGCGCGATGCCCTGACAACCATCGAGCAACGGGGCGCGGGTATCATGCAATTTGTTGACGCCTACCGGAATTTCACCACCATTCCACAGCCGATTTTTGCCGATGTGCCCGTTGAGCCGCTGTTGCGAACGGTTGTGCAGTTGGCTCAGGCGAATGCCCCCCAGTGTCAGATTGCCTGCACGGTTGGGTCACCCAATCTGGCCATTCGTGCCGATGCCTCCCAAATTGAAATGGTGCTCCTGAACTTAGTAAAAAACGCAGTCGAGAGCGTCGAAAAAGGGATTACGCCTGTAATTGGCATTCACGCGGAAGCGCTAGGGCCGCACGTAGTTATTCGCGTGACTGACAACGGACCGGGTATTGAACCGGAAGCATTAGAGCAGATTTTTATCCCCTTCTACACGACCAAGAAAACCGGCTCCGGCATTGGCCTGAGTTTATCCCGCCAAATCATGCAGCTCCACAACGGCCAACTCACCGCCGATTCCCACCCCGGCGCAGGCAGCACGTTTAACCTGATATTCTGA